The Rosa rugosa chromosome 3, drRosRugo1.1, whole genome shotgun sequence sequence tattttttctggaGGTATTTTGGCTTCTTTGGAGGAAGAGTGAGTGCAGCTTTAGGTGGTGTTTCTTCATGAGAAAGGTGTTATTGATCAAACAACAGTGTTTATATTAGGCTTGATATATAGGCGTATTTATAAGGCCAATAAAGAAATTATTTTCCTCAAGCTAATGTGAAGCAGTACTTTTGCCAAACTGCTTTTGATCATAGCCCACTCCTTCACTGATGCTTTATAACCCAGACCATTTAGGTTTGAGGCAATGTGGATGCAACAAGATAGCTTTGGGGGGTGTGATTCGAAGTATCTAATTTTCGAGTGTTCCCTTCTGTTTAGCTCAAAGCTTTGTAACTTGTAAAAGGGGTGACCTCCTgagtctctctctcttactAGAGGTTATTTTGACCAAGGCTGTTATACTGTTAGTCTTCTATGCGCATATAAATGCAAACTGTGCAGTATACCTATGGCTGTAGGACTTCTCAGAATTTGAACAACTTTAaactgaattttattttcatgggAAGCTATGATGGATCAGTCAAGGTCCATTTGGTTAAAATAAGCAAGCAAACAGGATTACAGACACCATTTGATCCCTTATCAATCAATCCCGGAGCATCAATAATTTGTTTTAAAGAGAGAAGACATACAGCCCTTGGCAAATTCGATCACTATTATGAGCAATTCTCCGAGCAGGTCGATTTAGCAAGCAAAGCACCACCTTTCATGCCTCTAGCTCTTCTCGAACCAACGCCactcaagctctctctctccctctgtgTATTGATAGGGACTAAGAAGGGTTTTGGTTTAATGTCTTTCTCCTCTCTCACTGTGCTTTAATAAAATTTTGCTCATCTTGTGAGCTTCTACTTAAATACAAAGttataataacaataataaatagataaaaattGTTGATTAAACTTCAACTGTTTCTCCAAGTCAGAagtttttcttctctttggTATTTAGACCACACAGGTTATATTAGGTCATCAGAAGTTAGCCAGGCACCTATTGCAAAACTTCGCTGATAAATAGAAAAATGTCTTGCTCTTTGGATGCTGAATACCATTGTGAAactttttgaaagaaaataatGGATTGTTCAATGTGAAAACAAAGGATTTCTAAGGAAGCAAATTATGTCATCTATCCACTTTAAGAGACCAAATTTATGCAATTATGCCATATATATGGAGAACCATATGCCTCCAAACACTATAATAGCTTATTATCGAAACGATAAGTGGTGCTGTACACCACAATGAAACCAACTTTACTGGCTCAAAAGTGTAAGATTTCTAAATCAACAGGTGGATGTCAATCACTCAATCATCAATTGGCACCTCTGAAGATGTATCCTCGTCGGCAGGACCTGGTTCATTCTCAGTTATTGTGGGGGTTGGCTCAGACGATGAAGGTTGACTGACAGCAGGAGTGTCAACAGTGGTGGTGGTTGTTGGAGTTATTGGCGAAACACCATTGGTGACGGTGACTGGTGTTACACTTTCTGTAGTAGATTTTGAAACAATTCCTCGTGCCTCTGCAGCCTCACGTGCTGCTTTCTCTTTAGCTTTCTTGGCTCTGTCCAGTACGTCTGCCTGTGTATAATCAGAAATGAATGAATAGGCTTCTTTAATATTCTGAGGTAAATGCACAAATGATGTATAGCAACTAATTTCCGCTATGATCAATATCACTGCCAAACAAAATCTATGACAACCAGTAAGGGAATTGTTTAACTGACAATCCACTATATGGTATATATGCGTGATGATATGGTCATCTGTTGCAGTGTAGAACTGTAGATCAAAGTGACTGCGAAAGTGAGTGAAATCAAGTATAGAAGCAAAGGGATTTTAACTTGGTTTGCATTTAAGCTTCAGCCCCTCAAAATTGGAACATGGAAAGGTAGTTTTTGTTTTGAAGAAGCAAAACAACAAATTCATAAAGCAGAATGGTGTACAAAGAAAGAGCAAGAGTTACTGTATGGAAAGGAAAAAGAGTAGCGATTATGAAGAGAGattgagaaattaagtagtgcATCAAGGATAGGAACAAAGGATCTAAACTTGATTTCAGGTTTAGCATCAACCCCTCAAATTGGGATCATGATAGACGTTTCTGTTTCAAGACAAACAACAATTtagtaatgaaaagaaagagcAACACTAAATGTATGAATGTATGGAAAGGAACAAGACCAGTACTGATGTAAATTTAGGAAACAAGCTTGAAAGAAACTATCCAAAATTTATTGAAACCAACAGATGAGAGAGAGGAGTTCATGAACAATTTCAAACACAAGCAACTTTTATTTGCTCACCTGAAAGTCCTCTACTTGCTTTTGTTGCTCAGCTTGCAGCCTACCAATTGTACTCAAAAACTCACCGACACTGGACTCAATTCGCTCATTTAGCGCTTCGGCTAGAGCTCTCCCCAAGAAAAAGGCATCCAGAACACTCTTGCTATCACCCTCACCTGCAACACCACACATATACTTCCTCAATTCTCTTGCTATCTCCAATCAAAAATGACAATTCTGACAAAGAATGAAGAAAATTATCTTCCTTTTTCCAATCCATACATGAAATAGACAGTATTTACAAGCCACAACCCAACTCACTTCACTATGAAACCTACAGTTATAGCGATCCAAGACtctaaattttcattttctcacctcaacaaaaaaaataccaaaGCAACAAAATTTCCAACTTTCAATTCCAAACCAACCAATCTCAGCCATAAATTTCCATGAACACCAAATCACAGAACAAGATTTGAACCAACTTGTTCTTGATTTTCCCCAAGTTTAACAAAGAACCCAGTTCAGATAAGCCAATTTCAAGTCAAGAAAAAGTTTTGAGAACAGAGTTAGCCATACCAGGTCCGGTAGTGCAGTGGACTCTGCTGCCTCTCCTTGACCCCTTTACTCCATAAAGTCCAAAGCTTTCAAGCTTCAGATCCAAGA is a genomic window containing:
- the LOC133736989 gene encoding uncharacterized protein At4g13200, chloroplastic codes for the protein MISGALASASPQTFSSSSSSSLVSKPKTSCYSYASTSVSVAKLSFLDLKLESFGLYGVKGSRRGSRVHCTTGPGEGDSKSVLDAFFLGRALAEALNERIESSVGEFLSTIGRLQAEQQKQVEDFQADVLDRAKKAKEKAAREAAEARGIVSKSTTESVTPVTVTNGVSPITPTTTTTVDTPAVSQPSSSEPTPTITENEPGPADEDTSSEVPIDD